The following coding sequences are from one Scomber japonicus isolate fScoJap1 chromosome 3, fScoJap1.pri, whole genome shotgun sequence window:
- the LOC128354929 gene encoding delta-type opioid receptor-like: MLLGNCTGEEDQLTNGSDTGLHEVEQVLVPIFDTLILVLGVGGHTMVMVILCGRQRRGPPQSSMTGTGTDVLLLALSSADLMLLSVLPFHTVAIAMQQWPFGDFMCRLVSFLGSACSSASVFTLGTLAVSRYLTVVQPARAYSLLSHRRVSIAAALLWVPACCLATPQLVFRSVRSPHRAPDSLACFAFLSHRDQLIYGLFHFLVAFLFPLVTIAVAYGRIYMFLWRSQHGGRAPQVERYQSKVTRTSAMLVLTFTLCWLPSYGLTLALLVDESLGATGSSPRYGPFSVFARLMATSSTVINPILYVLMSQKFRQDLLGLFKRGGQTTSGTFAMAAA, translated from the coding sequence atgCTGCTGGGGAACTGCACAGGTGAAGAGGATCAGCTGACAAACGGCAGTGACACTGGGCTGCATGAAGTTGAGCAAGTCCTAGTCCCCATATTTGATACGCTGATTCTGGTGCTTGGTGTGGGGGGTCACACCATGGTGATGGTGATCCTGTGtgggaggcagaggagagggcCTCCTCAAAGCTCAATGACAGGCACAGGGACAGACGTCCTCCTGCTGGCTCTGAGCTCCGCAGACCTGATGTTGCTCTCCGTGCTTCCCTTCCACACTGTAGCCATTGCCATGCAGCAATGGCCATTTGGGGACTTCATGTGTCGACTGGTGAGTTTCTTAGGATCGGCCTGCTCCTCAGCCAGCGTCTTCACACTGGGCACGCTGGCTGTGTCGCGCTATCTGACTGTGGTGCAGCCTGCCAGAGCTtactccctcctctctcatcgCCGGGTCTCTATAGCTGCTGCACTGCTCTGGGTCCCTGCCTGCTGCCTGGCAACTCCCCAGCTGGTTTTTCGCTCTGTGAGAAGCCCGCACCGCGCACCTGATAGCCTTGCTTGCTTTGCTTTCCTGTCCCACAGAGACCAGCTGATCTATGGATTGTTTCACTTCCTTGTGGCCTTCTTGTTTCCACTGGTCACCATTGCAGTGGCGTATGGCAGAATCTACATGTTCTTGTGGCGGAGTCAGCATGGTGGCAGGGCCCCTCAAGTAGAGCGCTACCAGAGTAAGGTGACTCGGACGTCAGCCATGCTGGTGCTGACTTTCACTCTGTGCTGGCTGCCGTCCTATGGCCTGACACTGGCTTTACTGGTGGATGAAAGCTTAGGGGCCACTGGCTCTTCACCGCGTTATGGCCCCTTCAGTGTGTTTGCACGGCTCATGGCCACCTCTTCGACAGTGATCAACCCAATCCTCTATGTGCTCATGTCCCAAAAATTCAGACAGGACCTACTGGGGCTGTTCAAGAGGGGAGGGCAAACAACCAGTGGGACTTTTGCTATGGCTGCTGCCTGA